The Acidobacteriota bacterium genome window below encodes:
- a CDS encoding aminotransferase class V-fold PLP-dependent enzyme → MTASVTRRDFARLFAIGGSAALFADPAWAKAAPQAAAFNPATAGTGEAFWKSVRGQFVMPPDLGVLNAANLCPASRPVLEALKRESDSVDRDPSAQNRARLNGEKENLRKALATFLRATPEEIVITRNTSESNNMISSGLDLKAGDEVIIFADNHPSNLNAWTEKAKRFGFTVITIPQVNPHPGMEHYLAAYTKAITPRTKILTFTHLSSSVGDLFPAKELCALARERGILSLVDGAQSFGLLDVNLADISPDFYTGSAHKWPCGARECGVLYINARAHQQIWPSIYSAYSGAVGISRTFEGFGQRDEATMIAFREALEFQTKVGRAAIEQRSRALANQLIAGLSKLPEVKVWTSPNPALNAAVVSFQAGSLNSARLGQALYEQDKIGTAGRGSGDRGGLRASPHFYNSPEEIDRLVGAVAKYLKTGV, encoded by the coding sequence ATGACCGCATCAGTGACCCGTCGCGACTTCGCCCGCTTGTTTGCTATCGGTGGCTCGGCTGCCCTGTTCGCCGATCCGGCCTGGGCGAAAGCGGCCCCGCAAGCCGCGGCCTTCAATCCCGCCACCGCGGGTACCGGCGAAGCTTTCTGGAAGTCGGTCCGCGGCCAGTTCGTGATGCCACCCGACCTCGGGGTGCTGAACGCCGCCAACCTGTGCCCTGCCTCGCGGCCGGTGCTCGAAGCGCTCAAGCGTGAAAGCGACAGCGTCGATCGCGATCCCTCGGCACAGAACCGCGCGCGGCTGAATGGTGAGAAGGAGAACCTTCGCAAGGCCCTGGCGACGTTCCTCCGGGCGACGCCGGAAGAGATCGTGATCACCCGCAACACCAGTGAATCCAACAACATGATCTCGAGCGGCCTCGACTTGAAGGCCGGCGACGAGGTCATCATCTTTGCCGACAACCACCCGAGCAACCTGAACGCGTGGACGGAGAAGGCGAAGCGGTTCGGCTTCACGGTGATCACCATTCCGCAGGTGAATCCCCATCCCGGCATGGAGCACTACCTCGCCGCCTACACCAAGGCGATCACGCCACGAACGAAGATCCTGACCTTCACGCATCTGTCGAGCTCGGTGGGCGACCTCTTCCCCGCCAAGGAACTCTGCGCGCTGGCCCGCGAGCGCGGCATCCTGTCGCTGGTGGACGGCGCGCAGTCGTTCGGGCTGCTCGACGTGAACCTGGCCGACATCTCGCCCGACTTCTACACGGGCAGCGCCCACAAGTGGCCCTGCGGCGCCCGCGAATGCGGCGTGTTATACATCAACGCCCGCGCCCACCAGCAGATCTGGCCGTCGATCTACAGCGCCTACTCCGGCGCCGTCGGCATCTCGCGCACGTTCGAGGGATTCGGCCAGCGCGATGAAGCGACGATGATCGCGTTTCGCGAGGCGCTGGAGTTCCAGACCAAGGTCGGCCGCGCCGCCATCGAACAACGATCGCGGGCACTGGCGAACCAGCTGATCGCCGGGCTGTCGAAGCTGCCGGAGGTCAAGGTGTGGACCTCACCCAATCCCGCGCTGAACGCGGCGGTGGTGTCGTTCCAGGCGGGTTCGCTGAACTCGGCGCGGCTGGGACAGGCGTTGTATGAGCAGGACAAGATCGGCACCGCCGGGCGCGGCAGCGGCGATCGGGGCGGCCTGCGTGCCTCACCGCATTTCTACAACAGCCCCGAAGAAATCGATCGGCTCG
- a CDS encoding DUF4097 family beta strand repeat-containing protein, whose protein sequence is MKRFFFRGDKPFGLSILAAALMLSSAAPSLAQPLEAAGDTQQPIQARPGGPDSSPKSDQTVDAVKGTRLVLSNNAGEVVVRTWDQDKVRIQATHGQRDTITAETTDLTLRVRARSTRGPSGLVDYQITVPKWMPVNLSGTYLDATIDGTTAEVTVETVHGNARITGGTGSVTVRSVEGIITIDKASGRVQATTVNEGIRVTNVTGEITAETTNGDIVIDNAQTSNLEASTVNGDVTFNGTIRDNGVYRLTTHGGDIRVGLGGATNATVFVRTFQGDFSADFPIQLPEGQTPRSGSKRFNFTLGNGSARIETQSFNGDIVLARKTIVSKSDERQRRRMGWPAPPAPPALPGVPSPTPAPKPPKPPGWDGVEWDTLFEYDFDFSEWEAKWEDFGKTFEKEFSESFSKDFEKGFAKQFEKKFEKAKPRQ, encoded by the coding sequence ATGAAGCGATTCTTCTTTCGTGGCGACAAACCGTTCGGTTTGTCGATCCTCGCCGCCGCCCTCATGCTCTCGAGCGCGGCGCCGTCGCTTGCCCAGCCGCTCGAAGCGGCCGGCGACACCCAGCAGCCGATCCAGGCCCGCCCCGGCGGGCCGGACAGTTCGCCCAAGTCTGACCAGACCGTGGATGCCGTCAAGGGCACGCGCCTGGTGCTCAGCAACAACGCCGGCGAAGTGGTCGTGCGGACGTGGGACCAGGACAAGGTCCGCATCCAGGCCACGCACGGCCAGCGCGACACCATCACCGCCGAAACCACCGACCTGACCCTGCGCGTCCGCGCGCGCTCAACGCGCGGGCCGTCGGGACTCGTCGATTACCAGATCACGGTACCGAAGTGGATGCCGGTCAACCTGTCGGGCACCTATCTCGACGCGACCATTGACGGCACCACCGCGGAGGTGACGGTCGAAACCGTGCACGGCAACGCCCGCATCACCGGCGGCACCGGCTCGGTCACCGTCCGCTCGGTTGAAGGGATCATCACCATCGACAAGGCCAGCGGCCGCGTGCAGGCCACCACGGTCAACGAAGGCATTCGCGTCACCAATGTCACCGGCGAAATCACCGCCGAAACCACCAACGGCGACATCGTCATCGACAATGCGCAGACCTCGAACCTCGAGGCCTCGACGGTGAACGGCGACGTGACGTTCAACGGCACGATCCGCGACAACGGCGTGTATCGCCTGACGACGCACGGCGGCGACATTCGGGTGGGCCTCGGCGGTGCCACCAACGCGACCGTCTTCGTGCGCACGTTCCAGGGCGACTTCTCGGCCGACTTCCCCATTCAGCTGCCCGAAGGCCAGACGCCGCGCAGCGGCAGCAAGCGGTTCAACTTCACGCTCGGCAACGGCAGCGCGCGCATCGAGACGCAGTCGTTCAACGGCGACATCGTGCTGGCGCGCAAGACCATCGTCAGCAAGAGCGACGAACGCCAGCGCCGCCGCATGGGCTGGCCGGCGCCACCCGCGCCACCGGCGCTCCCGGGGGTGCCCAGTCCCACCCCGGCACCCAAGCCGCCCAAGCCGCCCGGCTGGGACGGCGTCGAGTGGGACACGCTCTTCGAGTACGATTTCGACTTCTCGGAATGGGAAGCGAAGTGGGAAGACTTCGGCAAGACGTTCGAAAAAGAATTCTCGGAGTCGTTCAGCAAGGACTTCGAGAAGGGGTTCGCCAAGCAGTTCGAGAAGAAGTTCGAGAAGGCCAAGCCGAGGCAGTAG
- a CDS encoding DinB family protein → MPLIDVLLPEFDREMGQTRKVLDRVPDQFDWRPHPTSMTLGRLAEHLTEMPLWATTTMALSELDMTTPRPADYKSPATRAEVLAMFDAHLKTARANLVNKTDGEFDAPWKLKAGGQEVFTMPKASVLRAFVLNHMVHHRGQMTVYLRMLGVKIPSLYGPSGDERPPM, encoded by the coding sequence ATGCCGCTGATCGATGTGCTGCTTCCCGAGTTCGACCGCGAGATGGGCCAGACCCGCAAGGTGCTGGACCGCGTGCCCGACCAGTTCGACTGGCGGCCGCACCCGACCAGCATGACGCTTGGCCGCTTGGCCGAGCACCTCACCGAAATGCCGCTGTGGGCCACCACGACGATGGCCCTAAGCGAGCTCGACATGACGACGCCGCGGCCGGCCGACTATAAGTCGCCGGCCACGCGCGCGGAAGTCCTGGCGATGTTCGACGCCCATCTCAAGACCGCCCGCGCCAACCTGGTCAACAAAACCGACGGCGAGTTCGACGCGCCCTGGAAGCTGAAGGCCGGCGGCCAGGAAGTGTTCACCATGCCAAAGGCGTCGGTGCTGCGCGCGTTCGTGCTCAACCACATGGTCCACCATCGCGGGCAGATGACGGTCTACCTGCGGATGCTGGGCGTCAAGATCCCCTCCCTCTACGGGCCATCCGGCGACGAACGGCCACCGATGTAG
- a CDS encoding RNA polymerase sigma factor, with protein sequence MDDVVLATQGDAAAFERVYRAHLPRIFNLARRMAGPDAADELTQDVFVRAWQKLALFRGESSFGTWLHRLAVNVIIERFRTLGTARERFLADSEAVLEISPAVRTKHLDLSMDLQAAIEQLPHGARTVFVLHDVEGYKHEEIGDILGVSSGTSKSQLHRARQTLRVLLRKEA encoded by the coding sequence GTGGACGACGTAGTCCTTGCGACCCAAGGGGATGCGGCGGCTTTCGAGCGGGTATACCGGGCCCATCTGCCGCGCATTTTCAACCTGGCGCGGCGCATGGCCGGACCCGACGCAGCCGACGAGCTGACGCAGGACGTGTTTGTCCGCGCGTGGCAGAAGCTCGCCCTGTTTCGCGGCGAGTCGAGTTTCGGGACCTGGCTGCACCGCCTGGCGGTGAACGTGATCATCGAGCGGTTCCGCACGCTCGGCACCGCCCGCGAGCGGTTTCTCGCCGACAGCGAGGCCGTGCTCGAGATTTCGCCCGCGGTGCGGACGAAACACCTGGACCTGAGCATGGACCTGCAGGCGGCGATCGAGCAGTTACCGCACGGCGCCCGGACGGTGTTCGTGCTGCACGACGTCGAGGGCTACAAGCACGAGGAGATTGGCGACATTCTCGGTGTGTCGTCGGGAACCTCGAAGTCGCAACTGCATCGCGCCCGGCAAACGTTGCGGGTGCTGTTGCGCAAGGAAGCGTAG
- a CDS encoding LemA family protein, whose translation MKSLKRMLVVVALVGAGVATSGCSYNRFVSQEEAIKTQWAQVENQLQRRNDLIPNLVETTKGFAQQEKDVFQAIADSRAKLAGATTPDQKMAAANEQGSALARLLVVVENYPILKSDATFARLMDELAGTENRIAVERMRYNEAIQAYNTARRQFPANITAGIFGFKDDYKLFEAPPEAKVAPKVEFTKPQ comes from the coding sequence ATGAAGAGTCTGAAGCGAATGCTCGTGGTGGTGGCCCTTGTCGGTGCGGGGGTGGCGACGTCGGGCTGTTCCTACAACCGGTTCGTCAGCCAGGAAGAGGCCATCAAGACGCAGTGGGCGCAGGTCGAGAACCAGCTCCAGCGCCGCAACGACCTGATTCCCAACCTGGTGGAAACGACGAAGGGCTTCGCCCAGCAGGAGAAGGACGTCTTCCAGGCGATTGCCGACTCGCGGGCCAAGCTGGCCGGCGCGACCACCCCCGACCAGAAGATGGCGGCGGCCAACGAGCAAGGCTCGGCGCTGGCCCGATTGCTGGTGGTCGTGGAGAACTACCCGATACTCAAGTCCGACGCCACCTTCGCCCGGCTGATGGACGAGCTGGCAGGCACCGAGAATCGAATCGCCGTGGAGCGCATGCGCTACAACGAGGCGATCCAGGCCTACAACACGGCCCGCCGGCAGTTCCCGGCCAACATCACGGCCGGAATTTTCGGGTTCAAGGACGACTACAAGCTGTTTGAAGCGCCCCCGGAGGCGAAAGTCGCGCCGAAGGTCGAGTTTACGAAGCCCCAGTAA